A window of the Brevinematia bacterium genome harbors these coding sequences:
- a CDS encoding sigma-70 family RNA polymerase sigma factor yields the protein EDSIYSDNETTYDEFLNIEDQTVENPEKTVLKKAVAEEVRNIIESLPDKEREIIKYRYGFYGRSLSLKEIGEIMGLTKERVRQIENRAIERIREIIKAKSPELLEINFN from the coding sequence TTGAAGATAGTATATATAGTGACAACGAGACAACCTATGATGAGTTTCTAAATATAGAGGATCAAACGGTGGAAAATCCTGAGAAAACTGTCTTAAAGAAAGCTGTTGCAGAGGAAGTTAGAAATATCATTGAATCGCTTCCGGATAAAGAGAGAGAGATAATAAAGTATAGGTATGGTTTTTATGGAAGATCTCTATCTCTCAAAGAAATTGGTGAGATAATGGGGCTTACTAAGGAAAGAGTAAGGCAGATTGAAAACAGAGCAATAGAGAGAATAAGAGAGATAATAAAAGCGAAGTCTCCCGAGTTACTTGAGATAAACTTCAACTAA